In the genome of Nakamurella alba, the window CCGGTGAAGGCCGCGATCGAGGAGAACAGCACCAGGTGGTCCAACCGGATCTCGTCGGGCCCGCCGATCCGGAGCGCCTCGGCCAGAGCGCGCAGACCGGTGACCTTCGGGTCGGCGGCGGCACCGGCCTGGTCCGGTTCCTTGTAGAGCACCAGCCCGCGACCGGCGGTGCCCGCCATGTGCCACACCCCGTCCAGCCGGCCGTACCGCTGCTGCGCGGTCTCCACGGCCCGGCGAACTGCCGCGGTGTCGGTGACATCACCGACCACCACCTCGACCTCGGACCCGGCCGCGAGGATCTCCGCGCAGCCCGCCAACCGGCGGCGCAGCCCCGGGTCGGTCGAGGGGTCGGCCAGCAGGGCGGCCCACGCGGACCGCTCCGGCAGCGGGCGCCGGGCCAGCAGCACGAAGGTGCACGGCGCCTGCCCGGCCAGTTCGCGGGCCACCTGCAGGGCCAGGGTGCCCAGACCACCGGTGATCAGGTAGCAGCCGCCGGCCCGGGCGATCGGGCCGCCGTTGTCGGCGAGCGCTGTTCCCGCAGTTGCAGTTCCAATTGCAGTTCCAGTCGCCGTTGCAGTCGCAGCGGCGGTGGCACCGCCAGGAGCAGCGGCACCGGCAGGACCCGGAGCACCAGCAGTGGCCGGCAGCGTGCGGAAACCCGGGACGAACCGGCGACCACCGCGCAGCACCACCACCGGGTCGTCACCGGCGCCGGCCAGTTCGGCCGCCAGCGCCGCGTCCGTCCGCGGGTCGGCGGGGCCGGCGATGTCGGGGAGATCGATCCAGCTGACCTGCAGACCCGGGAACTCCAGCGGCAGCACCAGCGCCGGGCCGGCGGCCGACGCCGCCTCCGGATCGGTGACGGGCTCGCCGGCGACGGACTGCGCGCCGTGCGTGAGGATCTCGAGGCGCCAGTCCCGCCAGCCGCTCTCGCCGGCGGCGCGGGCCAGCGCCGCCGCCACGCCCAGCAGCGCCGCGGGCGAGCGGTCCACCACCAGGGTGACCCGGTCCGGCAACGCGTCCGCGTCCCGCCACTCCCGGACCAGCTGCCGGGCCCGTTCCAGGTCGGCGCCCAGGCGGACCGGGGCCCCTGCGGCACCGTCCATTCCGGGGACGGCGGGAGTGCCGGCGCTGCAGGGGGTGTCGAGCACGACGCGACGCAGCGGACGGCCGGCCGCCGGCGGTGGCGGCGTCGGGTCGAAGACCGGGAGCTGCAGCCAGTCCTTCTCCTCGAGCACCGGCAGCGCGCCGATCACCTCCAGCAGGTTCTCGCTCGTCGGCGCGGCCGGGACTGCCCCGGACCCGCCGCCGGCGGACATGGACCGGGTGCGGTCCAGCCAGTACCGCCGGCGCTGGAACGCATAGGTGGGCAAGGGGACCCGGTGCGGCTGCGCGTCGGCCTGCAGCGGCGCCGGACCGGACCGGCCGGCAACCGCCGTCCAGTCGAGATCCACGCCGAGCAGCCACATCCGGGCCAGTGCGTCGGCCACCGTGCGGTCCGCCGGTGCGGGCTCGGCGGCGCCGGGCAGGGTCGGCAGCACCTGACCCCAGCGGTCCGGCGGGAGCGCGGCCCGCAGCAGCGCCCCCAGCGACTGGCCGGCCCCGATCTCGACCACTGCGGCCTGGCTGTCGGTGGCGTCCCGGACCAGGACCGCGGTCTGGTCGGCGAACCGGACGGTGCCGCACATGTGCCGCGCCCAGTACCCGGGGTCGGCGACCAGTCCGGCGGTCGCCGGTCCGCCGGTGACGTTGGAGGTGTACGGGATCTGCGGGGCGGACGGGGTGATGTTCCCGGCCACCCACTCGGTCAGCGCGGCGGCGACCGGCTCCAGCATCCGGCTGTGGAAGGCGTGCGTGGTCGCGAGGGCCCGGGCCGCGATCCCGGCCCGGCGCAGCTCCGCCTGGTAGGCCTCGGCGGCCTCGACCGGGCCGGCGACGACCGTGACCCCCGGTCCGTTGAGCGCAGCGATGTCCAGACCGAAGGCTGCCGGGTCGCAGCGCTCCGCCAACTCGGCCTCGCCGAGCCCCACGGCCACCATCGCACCGCCGGGCAGCCCGGCGATCAGCCGCGCCCGGTGGGCCACCAACCGGACGGCCTCCGGCAGCGTGAGCACGCCCGACAGTGCGGCCGCCACGTACTCGCCCAGGCTGTACCCGACCATCCCGACGGGTTCGACACCCCAGTCCATCAGCGTGCGGGCCAGGGCCCACTCCGCGGCGAACACCAGCGGCTGCACCAGCTCGGTCCGGGCCAGCTCCCGGCTGCGGGCATCCGGCTCCGGCGCACGACCGAGCATCGCGGCCAGCCCACCGCCGGCATCCGGCCGGGCACCGCAGAGCAGGTCACGCAGGTCGACACCGGTCGCCTGCTCCTCCCCGGCCAGCAGGCCGAGCACCTCGTCCAGCCGGGCCGCGAAGGCCGGCTCGCGGCGGGCGAGCTCGCCGACCATGCCCGGGTACTGCTCGCCGACCCCGTCCAGCAGCAGGGCCACCGGCCGGCCGCGCAGCGCCTCCGCGCGGCGCAGCAGGCCGTCCCCGCCGGCGAAGGCCGCGGACGCCGACAGCAGGTCGCCCGCCACCACCACCGCCCGGTGCTCGAAGACCGTCCGGCCGGTCTGCAGGGTGTACGCCACGTCGGCCGGGGCGAGGACGTGGCTGCCGAGGTGATCCGCCATCCGGGTCAGCCCGTCGTCCATCGCCGGCCCGGTCCTGGCCGACACGGGCAGGACGTGGAAGCGCCGGTCGCGCAACGGATCCGGCAGCACGAGCGGCCGGACCGGTGGTTCCTGCACCACCACGTGGACGTTGGTCCCGCCCATCCCGAGCGAGTTCAGCCCGGCGATCCGCGGTCGATCGCCCGCCGCCCAGGCGGTCTGCGTATCGACCACCCGGAAGGGCCCGGCCGCGAAGTCGATCTCCGGATTGGGCGCGGTGTAGTGCAGGGTGGCCGGCAGGTGTCCCTCCCGCACCGCCAACGCCGTCTTGATCAGACCGGTGGCGCCCGCGGCGCGGTCCAGGTGCCCGACATTGGTCTTCACCGAACCGATCCCGCAGGATCCCGGGTCGCCGGCGGCACCCGTCGCGGCGAATGCCATCGTCAGTGCCGCCACCTCGATCGGGTCGCCGAGTTCGGTGCCCGTCCCGTGCGCCTCGACGTACCCGACGTCGGCGCCGCGCACCCCCGCGTCCGCGAGCGCGTCCGCGACCACCCGCGCCTGGCCGACCACACTCGGCGCGGTGAAGCCGACCTTGCGCGACCCGTCGTTGTTCATCGCCGAACCCCTGATCACGGCGGTGATGTCGTCGCCGTCGCGCAGGGCAGCATCCAGCCGCTTGAGGACCACGACCGCGGCGCCGTCACCGAACATGCTCCCCCGGGCCGCGGCGTCGAAGGCCCGTACGTGCCCGTCCGGCGACTCCTGGCCGCCCGGGGCGAAGTGGTGCCCCACCCGGTCCGGGGTGCGGATCGACACCCCGCCGGCCAGGGCCATCTCGCAGTCCCCGGCGCGCAGTGCCTGCACGGCCAGGTGGGTGGCGACCAAGGAGGTCGAGCAGAACGTCTGCACCGCGACGCTCGGCCCGCGCAGGTCGAACAGGTAGCTGACGTTCGTGGTGAGCGCGTCCTTCTCGTTGCCCATGATGATCTCGTAGGTGCTCACGTCGCCACCGGTGAACACCTCGTCCGGCATGTGCAGGAGGTAGGTCGAGAGGTTGCAGCCGCCGTAGACGCCGACCCGCGGCCGGTGCTCGGGCGCCCCGTACCCGGCGGATTCCAGTGCCTCCCAGCACACCTCGAGGAAGATGCGCTGCTGGGGGTCGGTGAGCGCCGCCATCCGCGGGCTGAGGCCGAAGAACGCGGCGTCGAACCCGGCGACGTCGTCCAGCACCGGGCGGGCCGGGACGTAGCCGGGGGCGGTGAACTCGGCCTCCGGCACCCCGGCGGCGCGCAGCTCGTCCTGGTCGAAGAAGCTGATCGACTCGTCGCCGGCACACAGGTTGCGCCAGAAGGCGGCGACGTCCGCGGCTCCGGGGAAACGGCCTGCCATACCGATGATGGCGATGTGCCGGTCGGTGTCCTCGACCGTCCCCGGGATCCCGAGCGGCGGGACCGGGAGTGCCGGGCCGACCGGTGCGGGTGCACCCGGGATCCCGGCCTGACGTGGTGCGGGAGCCGGCGGAGACAGGACCGGGACGACGGCGGTCGCGTTGGCGCCGTCGAGCACCTCGGCGAGACCCTGCACGGTCGGCGACTCGAACAGCCGCACGGTCGGCACGGTGACCCCGTACTCCCGCCCGAGCAGGGTGAGCATCTGCAGTGCCAGCAGCGAGTTGCCGGACAGGTCGAAGAAGTTGTCGCGCAACCCGACCGGCTCCACACCGAGTACGGCGGACCAGATCTCGGCGACCCGTCGCTGGATGGCCGTCCGCGGCGGCAGGTACGGCTGCGGCAGGTCCGGGCGCGGGACCCGTGGTCCGTCGAGGACCGGCATCGGTACCAGGTCCGCGCCCGGTCCCACCGTCCCGGACAGCCGGTCCGTCAGTCCGCCGGCGACCACCGCGGTCACCGACCGTCCGCCGGCCAGCACCGCGTCGAGCGCGGCGAGCGCACGGTCGGTCGCCATGGCGTGGACCCGCATACCGGCGCCGACCGGACCGCCGTCGTCGGCCGGCAGGGTGTCGGCCCAGGTGTCCCAGAGCACGGTGGACCAGCGGGTGCCGGCCGGGGCGGTGCTGCCCACGGCGACCAGCGCGGCGTTGGCCGCCGCGTAGCTGCCGAACGCGATGCCGCCGAGGATCGCCGAGGTCGAGGAGAACGTCAGGCAGAAGTCCGGCCGCCCGGACTCCGGCCGGTCGGCCACGGCGGCCGCCAGTGCCCGCGCGCCGTCCAGCTTCGCGCCGAGATGGGCGGCCACGCAGTCGTCGTCGAGCATCCCGAGCGGCCGGAAGGTCTCCCGCCGGGTGTCCGCGGCGGCGTGCAGCACACCGGC includes:
- a CDS encoding type I polyketide synthase, with the protein product MSVPGHHTADPTSPAAPTVSDGDIALVGLSGMFPGAADAGRLWERLLAGESGITRFSEQDLLAAGVPAERLADPAYVRAGAVLDGVDLFDAGFFGFGPAEAQILDPQHRLFLEHSWRALEDAGCDPDRFDGAIGVFGGSAYSTYLQNNLGPAGLGDVVGELALGLANDKDSLVLRVAHVLGLTGPAYGIQSYCSTSLVAVCAAASSLAAFECDLALAGGAAVSVPHRVGYHYQPGGILPPDGECRAFDADGAGAPLGGGVAVVALRRLSDALADGDRVYAVLRGWAVNNDGGHKVGFTAPGPAGQAAVIGEALAAADVTPGQIGYVEAHGTGTALGDAAEIAALQQVFAGTEVRVGSVKTNVGHLDRAAGVTGLIKTALSLHHGVIPATRNLRTPNPQLALGTAAISVVTQRTDWPRSEQPRYAGVSAFGIGGTNAHVVLEEAPPVPVAPHPAPAAQLLVWSGRTAEAADRLTRDLADLLERDTTPLDAVAHTLRVGRKEFTHRRALVVTDRSAAVAALRSGALLTGASAAGPLPALGLRWLQGESIDWAVELPTDAPRKVSVPGHPLDRRRWWVDPPAAGPAAPSATALPDPAPAGPVPVELVMPVWSEWSDAAPPGSGTWFLLGDPALTGPCALALGAAGLEVTELSGIDPDGPPPAGTVVDLRFAAGPVADLASAIAPVAATVDRLGASGAGGQGYLLLTRGGQSVSGEPADPGAAGLAGLLTAARAEYPGLRTAVLDLPATVGRVAPETTPAVEHTVAEHFPAAMSVPLGAWRDGRLLVPDWQPVPAGHRSGSPVGADHADAPEGAVGSAIRAGAAYLVTGGLGPLGLRLADHLVEAGAGRLVLLGRSEPGPAATQAIEAWRARDVMVEAVRGDVRDPALLGRLLDGVAGVLHAAADTRRETFRPLGMLDDDCVAAHLGAKLDGARALAAAVADRPESGRPDFCLTFSSTSAILGGIAFGSYAAANAALVAVGSTAPAGTRWSTVLWDTWADTLPADDGGPVGAGMRVHAMATDRALAALDAVLAGGRSVTAVVAGGLTDRLSGTVGPGADLVPMPVLDGPRVPRPDLPQPYLPPRTAIQRRVAEIWSAVLGVEPVGLRDNFFDLSGNSLLALQMLTLLGREYGVTVPTVRLFESPTVQGLAEVLDGANATAVVPVLSPPAPAPRQAGIPGAPAPVGPALPVPPLGIPGTVEDTDRHIAIIGMAGRFPGAADVAAFWRNLCAGDESISFFDQDELRAAGVPEAEFTAPGYVPARPVLDDVAGFDAAFFGLSPRMAALTDPQQRIFLEVCWEALESAGYGAPEHRPRVGVYGGCNLSTYLLHMPDEVFTGGDVSTYEIIMGNEKDALTTNVSYLFDLRGPSVAVQTFCSTSLVATHLAVQALRAGDCEMALAGGVSIRTPDRVGHHFAPGGQESPDGHVRAFDAAARGSMFGDGAAVVVLKRLDAALRDGDDITAVIRGSAMNNDGSRKVGFTAPSVVGQARVVADALADAGVRGADVGYVEAHGTGTELGDPIEVAALTMAFAATGAAGDPGSCGIGSVKTNVGHLDRAAGATGLIKTALAVREGHLPATLHYTAPNPEIDFAAGPFRVVDTQTAWAAGDRPRIAGLNSLGMGGTNVHVVVQEPPVRPLVLPDPLRDRRFHVLPVSARTGPAMDDGLTRMADHLGSHVLAPADVAYTLQTGRTVFEHRAVVVAGDLLSASAAFAGGDGLLRRAEALRGRPVALLLDGVGEQYPGMVGELARREPAFAARLDEVLGLLAGEEQATGVDLRDLLCGARPDAGGGLAAMLGRAPEPDARSRELARTELVQPLVFAAEWALARTLMDWGVEPVGMVGYSLGEYVAAALSGVLTLPEAVRLVAHRARLIAGLPGGAMVAVGLGEAELAERCDPAAFGLDIAALNGPGVTVVAGPVEAAEAYQAELRRAGIAARALATTHAFHSRMLEPVAAALTEWVAGNITPSAPQIPYTSNVTGGPATAGLVADPGYWARHMCGTVRFADQTAVLVRDATDSQAAVVEIGAGQSLGALLRAALPPDRWGQVLPTLPGAAEPAPADRTVADALARMWLLGVDLDWTAVAGRSGPAPLQADAQPHRVPLPTYAFQRRRYWLDRTRSMSAGGGSGAVPAAPTSENLLEVIGALPVLEEKDWLQLPVFDPTPPPPAAGRPLRRVVLDTPCSAGTPAVPGMDGAAGAPVRLGADLERARQLVREWRDADALPDRVTLVVDRSPAALLGVAAALARAAGESGWRDWRLEILTHGAQSVAGEPVTDPEAASAAGPALVLPLEFPGLQVSWIDLPDIAGPADPRTDAALAAELAGAGDDPVVVLRGGRRFVPGFRTLPATAGAPGPAGAAAPGGATAAATATATGTAIGTATAGTALADNGGPIARAGGCYLITGGLGTLALQVARELAGQAPCTFVLLARRPLPERSAWAALLADPSTDPGLRRRLAGCAEILAAGSEVEVVVGDVTDTAAVRRAVETAQQRYGRLDGVWHMAGTAGRGLVLYKEPDQAGAAADPKVTGLRALAEALRIGGPDEIRLDHLVLFSSIAAFTGGGPGQYDYAAGNAVLGSRALQWNAPGRRVLAIDWGEWTDNAWEDGLAGYDPAVQQFFVDNRARIGIGVAAGLRAAARALATGEPRVVVCSQDATTLTTGSRLFTVEAVAGTGGGRRPTGPRHPRPDLLTPYQEPVGDLELFIARTWCEALHLEQVGVLDNFFELGGNSLLGVGIVAAVREHQQLDDLPPHILYEAPTVATLALAVGAAALDPADLAGSGGDGSAGGDQEAEGGSSTVRAQLRRSGLQASARRRAREDA